The Helianthus annuus cultivar XRQ/B chromosome 16, HanXRQr2.0-SUNRISE, whole genome shotgun sequence genome includes a window with the following:
- the LOC110915732 gene encoding nucleolin gives MASAQVDATQVEEFIKPSEETTVGSPTNVEESTKAPAPEDIKSPYDEDDDEEEEVILPNELAKQEDLDDEDDPKALSPQIIEDKDDEYEDDDEEPVSKSTGRASDFSEEEGDDDDEV, from the exons ATGGCCTCTGCTCAG GTTGATGCTACACAGGTGGAAGAGTTCATCAAACCTTCTGAAGAAACAACAGTTGGATCTCCCACCAATGttgaagaatcaacaaaagctcCTGCACCCGAGGACATCAAATCGCCCTACGACGAAGAtgacgatgaagaagaagaagttatTTTGCCTAATGAATTAGCAAAACAGGAGGATTTAGATGATGAAGACGACCCGAAAGCCCTATCACCACAGATAATTGAAGACAAAGATGATGAAtacgaggatgatgatgaagaacctgTGTCGAAATCTACTGGTAGAGCTAGTGATTTCTCGGAGGAAGAAGGCGATGATGACGATGAAGTTTGA